Proteins encoded in a region of the Rutidosis leptorrhynchoides isolate AG116_Rl617_1_P2 chromosome 9, CSIRO_AGI_Rlap_v1, whole genome shotgun sequence genome:
- the LOC139866271 gene encoding probable dolichyl pyrophosphate Man9GlcNAc2 alpha-1,3-glucosyltransferase, translating into MKMSRVTKVVKGEVNNHNAWWWLSHKGITGPFICVSLFAILVRLAVSLHPYSGAGDPPKFGDFEAQRHWMEITTNLPAKEWYRNSTANDLSYWGLDYPPLTAYQSYVHGLVLRFFHPESVSLYTSRGHESYFGKLLMRWTVLTSDVLTFFPAVLWFIIVYADHSRGHKSNLAWQVAMILLNPCLILIDHGHFQYNCISLGLTVGAIAAVLCDKDLVASFLFSLALNHKQMSAYYAPAFFAHLLGKCLKRKNPLLEVSKLGMIVISTFALVWWPYLDSKVTVLEVLSRLAPFERGIYEDYVANFWCTTSVLLKWKRLFTTHSLKLLCLTLTISSCLPSMFLQIRAPTNRSFLYGLLNCAFAFYLFSFQVHEKSILLPLLPASILAIEEPFLFQWLTQFALLSMFPLLLRDNLLLPYISLYGIFIFVYYAPNGKPNSPKNHYSSRLTSFLIPFILFISLVLHVIYLTVNSPKKYPFLFEAIIMLLCFSQFVLIVVYSNRKQWILLKQSSVGSKKKQF; encoded by the exons ATGAAAATGTCAAGGGTAACAAAGGTCGTAAAAGGTGAAGTTAACAACCATAATGCTTGGTGGTGGTTGAGTCACAAGGGTATTACGGGTCCATTCATTTGTGTTAGTTTATTTGCAATTCTTGTTCGACTGGCTGTATCCCTGCACCCATATTCCGGAGCTGGTGACCCGCCCAAATTTGGCGATTTTGAAGCACAAAGACATTGGATGGAGATCACAACTAATCTCCCAGCTAAAGAATGGTATCGCAACAGCACTGCAAACGATCTTAGTTATTGGGGACTTGATTACCCACCACTTACTGCTTATCAGAGTTACGTTCATGGTCTTGTTTTGAGATTCTTCCATCCAGAATCGGTTTCACTTTATACATCACGAGGCCATGAATCCTATTTTGG AAAACTGCTAATGAGGTGGACAGTTTTAACCTCTGATGTCCTCACATTCTTTCCTGCAGTTTTATGGTTTATTATAGTCTATGCAGACCATTCAAGAGGGCATAAAAGTAACTTAGCATGGCAAGTTGCAATGATTTTACTTAACCCATGCCTCATCCTCATTGATCACGGTCATTTTCAG TATAATTGCATAAGCTTAGGACTCACAGTTGGAGCTATTGCTGCTGTACTTTGTGACAAAGATCTTGTCGCTTCGTTCTTGTTTAGTCTTGCCCTCAACCACAAACAG ATGAGTGCTTACTATGCACCTGCATTTTTCGCCCATTTATTGGGTAAATGCCTAAAGCGTAAAAATCCACTTCTCGAGGTATCAAAGTTGGGCATGATTGTTATATCAACATTCGCTCTTGTTTGGTGGCCGTATCTCGATTCTAAAGTTACTGTATTAGAG GTTTTATCCCGCTTAGCCCCGTTTGAGAGGGGGATATATGAGGACTATGTAGCTAATTTTTGGTGTACAACTTCAGTCTTGTTGAAGTGGAAGCGCTTGTTCACTACACATTCACTGAAACTATTATGTCTTACGTTGACCATTTCATCATGTTTGCCTTCTATGTTTCTGCAAATACGGGCTCCTACTAACCGATCTTTTCTGTATGGACTGCTCAATTGTGCGTTTGCATTCTATCTGTTCTCATTTCAAG TACACGAGAAGTCCATTCTTTTGCCTCTTTTGCCGGCAAGCATATTAGCCATAGAAGAACCGTTCCTTTTTCAGTGGCTTACCCAATTCGCGTTGCTCTCGATGTTTCCCCTTTTATTGCGTGACAACTTACTTCTTCCGTACATATCTCTCTACGGTATCTTCATCTTTGTTTATTATGCCCCCAACGGCAAACCCAACTCACCAAAGAATCATTATTCATCTCGTTTAACGTCGTTTCTGATTCCTTTTATTCTTTTTATATCTCTCGTTCTCCACGTTATTTACTTGACTGTAAACTCTCCGAAGAAATACCCGTTTCTGTTTGAAGCCATCATCATGCTTCTTTGCTTCTCTCAATTTGTTTTGATAGTTGTTTACTCAAACCGAAAGCAGTGGATTTTGTTGAAGCAGTCATCAGTTGGATCAAAAAAGAAGCAGTTTTGA